A region from the Mercenaria mercenaria strain notata chromosome 7, MADL_Memer_1, whole genome shotgun sequence genome encodes:
- the LOC128558780 gene encoding uncharacterized protein LOC128558780 isoform X1, with translation MISAENEYYLRVYLLLFEGSSYITKEIIRRELPKYGGDLDALLKLKKESKLRHEFHKKQMEKLFPNGGYDKTNINTWDMQMLVGVILIIFQPTLSTREKEKLKEIKDTRNTLAHGSAVELNRKKYDEKKHQIQVAIEELASGFNDAVKTKCRKFISTYIFDPLDVSSAIKRLQELRSTDDKFQELLDLTAKSQNVIQKGISGVESNIRKDLKDLDERIKKVDEKTLQGLNELIKEVKGKVLSLFKGSGRGIYNLQIRFDGVTLFTRET, from the coding sequence atGATATCTGCGGAAAATGAATACTATCTGAGAGTTTATTTGCTCCTGTTTGAGGGTTCTTCGTATATTACAAAGGAAATTATACGCCGAGAGCTTCCCAAATACGGTGGTGATTTAGACGcactattgaaattaaaaaaagaaagtaaacttcGACATGAATTTCACAAGAAGCAAATGGAAAAGTTATTCCCAAATGGCGGATatgataaaacaaacataaacacaTGGGATATGCAAATGTTGGTTGGTGTCATCCTGATAATTTTCCAACCTACACTTAGTACCAGGGAGAAAgaaaagctgaaagaaatcaagGATACCAGAAATACATTAGCACATGGTTCGGCTGTAGAGTTAAACAGGAAAAAGTATGACGAAAAAAAACACCAAATTCAGGTTGCGATAGAAGAACTTGCATCTGGATTTAATGATGCAGTTAAGACTAAGTGTAGGAAATTCATTTCCACCTATATATTTGATCCATTGGACGTTAGTTCAGCAATTAAGCGCTTACAAGAACTAAGGTCTACTGACGACAAATTTCAAGAGCTTCTTGATTTAACTGCAAAATCTCAAAATGTCATTCAAAAAGGTATAAGTGGTGTTGAAAGTAATATCAGAAAAGATTTGAAAGATTTGGATGAACGAATAAAGAAAGTGGACGAGAAAACATTACAAGGCTTGAATGAGCTGATCAAAGAGGTAAAAGGTAAGGTTCTATCATTATTCAAAGGTAGTGGACGTGGAATTTACAATCTGCAAATTAGGTTTGATGGCGTAACTTTATTTACCCgggaaacgtag
- the LOC128558780 gene encoding uncharacterized protein LOC128558780 isoform X2 has protein sequence MISAENEYYLRVYLLLFEGSSYITKEIIRRELPKYGGDLDALLKLKKESKLRHEFHKKQMEKLFPNGGYDKTNINTWDMQMLVGVILIIFQPTLSTREKEKLKEIKDTRNTLAHGSAVELNRKKYDEKKHQIQVAIEELASGFNDAVKTKCRKFISTYIFDPLDVSSAIKRLQELRSTDDKFQELLDLTAKSQNVIQKGISGVESNIRKDLKDLDERIKKVDEKTLQGLNELIKEVKELREQANKQKVYKDEYTQTANTESKLLSL, from the exons atGATATCTGCGGAAAATGAATACTATCTGAGAGTTTATTTGCTCCTGTTTGAGGGTTCTTCGTATATTACAAAGGAAATTATACGCCGAGAGCTTCCCAAATACGGTGGTGATTTAGACGcactattgaaattaaaaaaagaaagtaaacttcGACATGAATTTCACAAGAAGCAAATGGAAAAGTTATTCCCAAATGGCGGATatgataaaacaaacataaacacaTGGGATATGCAAATGTTGGTTGGTGTCATCCTGATAATTTTCCAACCTACACTTAGTACCAGGGAGAAAgaaaagctgaaagaaatcaagGATACCAGAAATACATTAGCACATGGTTCGGCTGTAGAGTTAAACAGGAAAAAGTATGACGAAAAAAAACACCAAATTCAGGTTGCGATAGAAGAACTTGCATCTGGATTTAATGATGCAGTTAAGACTAAGTGTAGGAAATTCATTTCCACCTATATATTTGATCCATTGGACGTTAGTTCAGCAATTAAGCGCTTACAAGAACTAAGGTCTACTGACGACAAATTTCAAGAGCTTCTTGATTTAACTGCAAAATCTCAAAATGTCATTCAAAAAGGTATAAGTGGTGTTGAAAGTAATATCAGAAAAGATTTGAAAGATTTGGATGAACGAATAAAGAAAGTGGACGAGAAAACATTACAAGGCTTGAATGAGCTGATCAAAGAGGTAAAAG AGTTAAGAGAACAGGCAAACAAACAGAAAGTGTATAAAGATGAATATACACAAACAGCAAATACAGAAAGTAAGttactttctttataa